The following DNA comes from Betaproteobacteria bacterium.
TGAGCCCCATGACTGTCGCGATCACGACCTACACGCTTTCCGGCGAGAACGAGCGGCTCGGCTTCTCGATCCGCGATGAGAGCCGCATCACGCGCACCAAGCAGCCGCATCGTCACGATTTTTTCCAAATGCGGCTCGATGTGGTCGGCGAGACGCATCACGCCATCGGAGCGCAGCGTCGGCTGCTCGGCCCCGGCTCGCTCACGTTCGTCCTGCCGTATCGACTGCACCGCGGCGGGCGCCGAGCAGATTCGCAGTTCTACGTCATCAACTTTCATCATCGTTTTCTGCGCCCTGAGCTGAATATCGACCCGCTGTGCCTCGACGTGCTGGCGCTCGAGCAGGCGCCGGAACTCGCGCCGTTCGCATTCCAGGACGTGCTCGATTTCCGACTCGACCACGAAGATTTCGAGCGCGCGCAGGACGCGTGCCGCCAGATGATCGCCCACAGCAGGCGCCGCGGCTTCTTCTTCGCGGAGTTCATACGCGCGAACCTGCTACTGCTCATCGGTCTCGCCTGCCAGCGTTATGAGCGCGACCTGACGCGTCTTTCCGCGTCGGGTGCGCATCGAAGCGGCCACAATGAGGCGCTCGCCACGGTGGTCCGGCACGTCACGGCGCGTCTCCCGGATCGCATCAGGCTGGCCGATGTCGCCGACGAACTCGGGACTTCGCCCAACCACGTGACGCGATTGCTCAAGCAGCGGATCGGCAAGACGTTCATGCAGCTTCTGGCCGAGCGCAGACTGCAGCGCGCGCAGGAGTTGCTTGCGAACACTGACATGCGCATCGCCGACGTAGGCGAGGCCGTGGGCTTCGAGGAC
Coding sequences within:
- a CDS encoding helix-turn-helix domain-containing protein is translated as MTVAITTYTLSGENERLGFSIRDESRITRTKQPHRHDFFQMRLDVVGETHHAIGAQRRLLGPGSLTFVLPYRLHRGGRRADSQFYVINFHHRFLRPELNIDPLCLDVLALEQAPELAPFAFQDVLDFRLDHEDFERAQDACRQMIAHSRRRGFFFAEFIRANLLLLIGLACQRYERDLTRLSASGAHRSGHNEALATVVRHVTARLPDRIRLADVADELGTSPNHVTRLLKQRIGKTFMQLLAERRLQRAQELLANTDMRIADVGEAVGFEDNAYFARRFKQLLGMSPRAYRASAAQAGLKYPK